In Gemmata obscuriglobus, a single genomic region encodes these proteins:
- a CDS encoding WD40 repeat domain-containing protein: MPVRLINVCTRAASAGEPPTAPPPKPASSAGLPEGAVARLGQTRLRHAERPTCVAFAPDGSTFVTGGEDGTVRVWSAATGDMVRMTQKTGYGVSAVQYTKSGKQLAVHYTAEHLIRLLDPGTLREIDTVACTGTNRFAFSANGKLLATNDGSGNLVITEVELELPKLELTGTDVFAFRPDGKAIAVGNHDGTVAAHLITGGKRTLHLAGKDRARGVSYSPDGKRLAVGSRAADGTDTVRVYTDRAALVSEVPEMNVPLAWLTNDRLAVSNGTDAGIYDLAKNAFTAKIRGAAGSVAISPDGSKLVATGNGGLRVRLWDLPSGKQLHAENDRFPAPALMIGTTDGESLFLLSNDAAFLWPVGRQEVKARGVLPGPAVAAAVGGSTLLVATAEGVVAYSEFDPMKPLAAKPTRAFDKSAQARAVAVAPDGHRIAWADSSGAVVLADLMGDERTRLPLVTSSVLALAFSPDGTKLAQFGRDGFLRLWPVNGKGRPADEVWKARVGRGLRATIAFSPDGKLVTAASRAQVPIFSVADGSEVFKTDRHSEEGLAQHVAFSTDSRLLIIGTSGTAGGVEVWDVARRRLARRFLTGYGDISRLCVFPDGNRIASAGAEEAVTVWDLTKGGTDSGSTPGALPKR; this comes from the coding sequence GTGCCTGTTCGTCTTATTAACGTTTGCACTCGTGCCGCGAGCGCCGGCGAGCCGCCGACCGCCCCGCCGCCGAAACCGGCCTCCAGTGCCGGACTGCCGGAAGGTGCGGTCGCGCGCCTCGGCCAGACGCGCCTCCGGCACGCCGAACGACCGACCTGCGTTGCGTTCGCGCCAGACGGCTCGACGTTCGTCACCGGTGGTGAAGACGGAACGGTCCGCGTGTGGTCCGCAGCGACCGGCGATATGGTTCGGATGACGCAAAAGACGGGCTACGGTGTGTCGGCAGTGCAGTACACGAAGTCCGGCAAGCAACTCGCAGTCCACTACACGGCAGAACACTTGATCCGGCTTCTCGACCCCGGGACCCTTCGTGAAATCGACACGGTCGCGTGTACGGGCACAAACCGCTTCGCCTTCAGTGCTAACGGCAAACTGCTGGCAACCAACGACGGGAGCGGCAACCTCGTCATCACCGAAGTGGAGCTGGAACTCCCGAAGCTTGAACTGACTGGCACCGACGTGTTTGCCTTCAGACCCGACGGAAAAGCGATCGCGGTTGGGAACCACGACGGAACCGTTGCCGCGCACCTGATTACCGGCGGAAAGCGAACGCTTCACCTTGCTGGGAAAGATCGGGCACGGGGGGTGTCCTACAGCCCGGACGGGAAGCGGCTTGCAGTCGGGTCGCGCGCCGCCGACGGCACCGACACGGTACGCGTCTACACCGACCGTGCCGCGCTCGTGAGCGAAGTGCCCGAGATGAACGTACCGCTCGCGTGGCTCACGAACGACCGGCTCGCGGTGAGCAACGGCACCGATGCCGGCATCTACGATTTAGCGAAGAACGCGTTCACCGCGAAAATTCGTGGCGCCGCAGGGTCGGTTGCAATTTCACCCGATGGCTCGAAACTGGTCGCGACCGGAAACGGCGGGTTGCGGGTGCGGCTCTGGGATCTGCCGTCCGGGAAACAGCTCCACGCCGAGAACGACCGCTTCCCGGCCCCGGCGCTCATGATCGGCACAACGGACGGTGAGTCACTGTTTCTGCTTTCCAATGATGCCGCTTTCCTCTGGCCCGTCGGCCGCCAAGAGGTGAAGGCGCGTGGCGTTCTGCCCGGCCCTGCGGTCGCGGCGGCGGTGGGCGGCAGTACGCTCTTGGTCGCGACTGCCGAAGGCGTTGTCGCGTACTCCGAATTCGACCCCATGAAACCGCTCGCGGCAAAGCCCACACGCGCCTTCGACAAGAGTGCGCAGGCGCGAGCCGTCGCCGTTGCACCGGACGGCCATCGCATCGCGTGGGCGGACTCGTCGGGCGCGGTCGTCCTGGCCGATCTCATGGGCGACGAACGGACCCGGTTGCCGCTGGTGACCAGTTCCGTTCTGGCACTGGCGTTCAGCCCGGACGGAACCAAGCTCGCGCAGTTCGGCCGCGACGGCTTCTTGCGGCTCTGGCCCGTGAACGGAAAGGGCCGCCCGGCTGACGAAGTGTGGAAAGCCCGCGTCGGCCGGGGGCTCCGCGCGACGATCGCGTTCAGCCCGGACGGAAAGCTCGTGACGGCCGCTTCACGCGCACAAGTGCCGATCTTCAGCGTGGCGGATGGGTCCGAGGTGTTCAAAACGGACCGGCACAGCGAAGAAGGGCTCGCACAGCACGTCGCGTTCAGCACGGACAGCCGACTGTTGATTATCGGAACGAGCGGCACGGCCGGCGGCGTCGAAGTGTGGGACGTGGCCCGTCGCCGCCTGGCGCGCCGGTTCTTGACGGGGTACGGTGACATCTCCCGGCTGTGCGTCTTCCCTGATGGGAATCGCA
- a CDS encoding sugar phosphate isomerase/epimerase family protein → MYVACSTLSFSKVSLEDALRTVREMRFTKADLAIHEGGPHLTPAEVVADLGRCVQRLKATNLPLASIHLITSATDTVGARKEFQAVCRLARVCTVPLLTVPAAPIGSDLDAEVARLQDWVRIAEAEGVILSVETHAQTVTADPQGAAELCRRVPGLALTLDPSHYHSGPHASADYECLLKFVRHVRLRDTGTGTDQFQVRIGQGEMEFGRLLTQLDRCRYDRALTVDVRDIPDSPFPIVPEVRKLKYLLESLV, encoded by the coding sequence GTGTACGTTGCCTGCTCGACGCTCAGCTTCAGCAAGGTGTCGCTGGAGGATGCCCTCCGCACCGTCCGCGAGATGCGGTTCACGAAAGCCGATTTGGCGATTCACGAAGGCGGCCCGCACCTCACTCCGGCGGAGGTGGTTGCGGACCTGGGGCGGTGCGTGCAGCGCTTGAAAGCCACGAACCTCCCCCTCGCGTCGATTCACCTGATCACCAGCGCGACCGACACGGTCGGCGCGCGCAAAGAGTTTCAGGCCGTGTGCCGGCTGGCCCGCGTCTGCACCGTTCCGCTTCTCACGGTCCCCGCGGCGCCGATCGGGAGCGACCTCGACGCCGAAGTGGCCCGGCTGCAAGACTGGGTCCGGATCGCCGAAGCGGAAGGCGTCATCCTGTCGGTGGAGACGCACGCCCAAACCGTGACCGCAGACCCGCAGGGGGCGGCGGAGTTGTGCCGCCGGGTGCCCGGACTCGCGCTGACGCTGGACCCGAGTCACTACCACTCCGGTCCGCACGCGAGTGCCGACTACGAGTGCCTGCTGAAGTTCGTCCGGCACGTCCGGCTGCGCGACACGGGGACCGGCACGGACCAGTTCCAGGTGCGGATCGGCCAGGGGGAGATGGAGTTCGGGCGGCTGCTCACGCAACTCGACCGCTGCCGCTACGACCGGGCTCTGACGGTGGACGTCCGCGACATACCGGACAGCCCGTTCCCGATCGTGCCCGAGGTGCGGAAGCTCAAGTACCTGCTCGAATCGCTGGTGTAA
- the ispD gene encoding 2-C-methyl-D-erythritol 4-phosphate cytidylyltransferase, which yields MSQFAVIIPAAGQSSRFGGAEKKPFVALDGRPVWLRSAETFWGRDDVSKVYIVVAPADRDDFRARFGHHLAFTNAELVEGGSERFESVANALARVPESVPLVAVHDAVRPLVTPALINAVVQSATEHGAAMLAVPVADTLKQVEPETNRITGTVPRAGVWQAQTPQVFRRDWLAEAYAARGRLTVPITDDAQLIEALGHSVVVVPGSPLNFKITTRDDLELADAVLKARAARREEDKPSRRPFDDEMQ from the coding sequence GTGTCGCAGTTCGCGGTTATTATTCCGGCGGCGGGTCAGTCGTCGCGGTTCGGCGGCGCCGAGAAGAAGCCGTTCGTCGCTCTGGACGGGCGCCCCGTGTGGCTGCGCTCCGCGGAGACGTTCTGGGGCCGCGATGACGTGAGCAAGGTGTACATCGTCGTCGCCCCCGCGGACCGCGACGACTTCCGTGCGCGATTCGGCCACCACCTCGCGTTTACGAATGCGGAACTGGTCGAAGGCGGTTCGGAGCGGTTCGAGTCGGTCGCGAACGCGCTGGCTCGGGTGCCGGAGAGTGTCCCTCTCGTGGCGGTTCACGACGCGGTCCGCCCGCTCGTCACGCCCGCGCTCATCAACGCCGTGGTGCAGTCCGCGACCGAGCACGGGGCCGCGATGCTGGCGGTCCCCGTTGCCGACACGCTGAAGCAGGTGGAACCCGAAACGAACCGCATCACCGGTACGGTCCCGCGAGCGGGTGTGTGGCAAGCGCAGACCCCGCAGGTGTTCCGGCGGGACTGGCTCGCCGAAGCCTACGCGGCCCGGGGGCGGTTGACGGTTCCCATTACCGATGACGCGCAGCTAATTGAAGCGCTGGGGCACTCCGTCGTGGTGGTGCCCGGTTCGCCGCTGAACTTCAAGATCACCACACGGGACGACTTGGAACTCGCGGACGCCGTACTGAAGGCCCGCGCCGCCCGTCGCGAAGAGGACAAGCCGTCGCGGCGCCCGTTTGACGACGAGATGCAGTAG
- a CDS encoding DUF2293 domain-containing protein — protein MPTENTVVTFTPGPKPDTVRAADGTVRTVPAGWVLVPPGDAALTRRIRAAGESWSVAEKRGRKTFSRGTWAPAATVEQIRGDLEAERATEAHAKRRQADADRRERTQTAYVDEFATAVRDFLAFHATYADLAQRLALAVTTHATPVGSGTVARTKRIPVEQRAEAAVIAWMRHQTTGYDSMVIPRVKGKRREVRRMLARRSQELLTRYRRGESAPENCPLQKALAPRPGVGAA, from the coding sequence ATGCCTACGGAAAACACAGTGGTAACGTTCACCCCGGGACCGAAGCCCGATACCGTTCGCGCCGCCGACGGCACCGTCCGCACGGTACCCGCGGGCTGGGTGCTGGTTCCGCCCGGTGATGCCGCCTTGACCCGCCGCATACGTGCGGCGGGGGAGAGCTGGTCCGTTGCCGAGAAGCGCGGGCGCAAAACCTTCTCGCGCGGCACGTGGGCGCCCGCCGCAACCGTTGAACAAATCCGCGGCGACCTGGAAGCGGAACGCGCAACCGAGGCGCACGCCAAGCGGCGCCAGGCCGACGCCGATCGGCGCGAGCGGACGCAAACGGCCTACGTCGACGAGTTCGCCACCGCGGTACGCGACTTCCTTGCGTTCCACGCGACCTACGCCGACCTGGCGCAGCGGCTCGCGCTGGCCGTCACCACGCACGCCACACCGGTGGGCAGCGGCACCGTCGCACGGACGAAACGGATTCCCGTTGAGCAGCGAGCCGAGGCGGCCGTGATCGCCTGGATGCGACACCAAACGACCGGCTACGATTCGATGGTGATTCCGCGCGTGAAGGGCAAGCGCCGGGAGGTCCGGCGTATGCTCGCGCGGCGGTCGCAGGAGTTGCTCACACGTTACCGGCGCGGCGAATCCGCGCCCGAAAACTGTCCGCTTCAAAAGGCGCTTGCCCCCCGGCCGGGCGTCGGCGCGGCGTGA